In one window of Henckelia pumila isolate YLH828 chromosome 1, ASM3356847v2, whole genome shotgun sequence DNA:
- the LOC140876487 gene encoding pentatricopeptide repeat-containing protein At2g13600-like, with the protein MLFDQYSHWTTTVSWNSLINGYVKAHRLKEAAYLFDEMPQRDVVSWNIMLSGFRDSRNPLNAYHYFLQMIRHRNTPNELTLAVLFSAFLGTEFDILIPQLHCLAICFGLDLNIYLGSALMRGYIGLRDLDGFARVFDEILLKDVAPWNVLILGYMEFGMTNAARCAFDSMPSKNAYSWSILINGYMKNKQIDEAKAMFESQREKDVVSWTTMVRGCVQSNKFSDALDLFYLMMKSGVRPNHFTFSSTLDACAGCSSLVLGNQVHACILKFGIPLDVVLSTSLVDMYGKCGDIHAAFCVFRSMSIKNLVSWNSIIGGCARHGLAEMALVEFEGMLKSGVMPDEISFVNVLSACVHGGLVKEGEELFYSMGAEYGMEAEMEHYACMVDLFGRAGELEKAEKLIKGMPFEPDVVVWGALLGACGLHSCAELGETAADRIFELEQDHPAVYSMLSKIRHENGICGGVISLEKIMQKWRARKQKAGSWI; encoded by the coding sequence ATGTTGTTTGACCAGTACTCTCACTGGACAACCACCGTCTCATGGAACTCATTAATCAATGGCTATGTCAAAGCCCATCGACTTAAGGAAGCAGCTTACTTGTTCGATGAAATGCCCCAAAGAGATGTTGTCTCATGGAACATCATGCTTTCTGGATTTCGTGATTCAAGAAATCCATTAAATGCGTATCATTATTTTCTCCAGATGATCAGACATCGCAATACCCCAAATGAGCTCACTCTCGCGGTACTTTTCAGCGCATTCTTGGGAACTGAATTTGACATTCTAATCCCTCAGTTACATTGTCTTGCAATCTGTTTCGGACTTGATCTTAATATTTACCTTGGGTCTGCCTTAATGAGGGGATATATTGGTTTACGAGACCTTGACGGTTTCGCTAGAGTGTTTGATGAGATCTTGCTGAAAGATGTGGCACCATGGAACGTACTAATTTTGGGTTATATGGAATTTGGAATGACAAATGCTGCTCGTTGCGCTTTTGACTCGATGCCCTCTAAAAATGCTTATTCTTGGAGTATTTTGATTAATGGTTATATGAAGAATAAACAAATTGATGAAGCGAAGGCAATGTTTGAGAGCCAAAGAGAGAAGGATGTGGTCTCATGGACTACAATGGTGAGGGGGTGTGTCCAGTCCAATAAGTTTTCAGACGCTCTGGATCTGTTCTATTTGATGATGAAATCAGGTGTTCGTCCCAATCATTTTACGTTTTCAAGTACGCTTGATGCTTGTGCTGGCTGTTCTTCTCTTGTTTTGGGCAATCAAGTTCATGCATGTATCTTGAAGTTTGGTATTCCTCTTGATGTGGTTTTGTCTACATCCCTTGTCGACATGTACGGGAAATGTGGGGATATCCATGCAGCATTCTGTGTATTCCGGTCAATGTCCATAAAAAATTTGGTGTCGTGGAATTCAATCATTGGTGGGTGTGCTAGGCATGGGCTAGCAGAGATGGCGCTGGTGGAGTTTGAGGGGATGTTGAAGAGTGGAGTGATGCCTGATGAAATTTCATTTGTCAATGTCCTGTCAGCATGTGTTCATGGAGGGCTGGTTAAAGAAGGTGAAGAACTTTTCTACTCCATGGGAGCAGAGTATGGTATGGAAGCAGAGATGGAACATTATGCATGCATGGTGGACTTGTTTGGTAGGGCAGGTGAGTTAGAAAAGGCTGAGAAGTTGATAAAAGGGATGCCCTTTGAGCCCGATGTGGTAGTTTGGGGCGCGTTGCTTGGGGCCTGTGGCCTACATTCCTGTGCGGAGCTAGGTGAGACTGCAGCAGACAGAATTTTTGAGCTGGAACAAGATCATCCTGCTGTGTATTCAATGCTGTCCAAGATACGTCATGAAAATGGGATTTGTGGTGGTGTTATTTCCCTGGAGAAGATCATGCAAAAATGGCGTGCTAGAAAACAAAAGGCTGGAAGTTGGATTTGA